The Microplitis mediator isolate UGA2020A chromosome 8, iyMicMedi2.1, whole genome shotgun sequence genome has a window encoding:
- the LOC130673357 gene encoding RNA-binding protein 7: MDEDARTIWCGNLSAKCTDEILYELFLQAGPLEKVNIPKDRDGTQKSFGFVTFKHAVSVPYALSLFEGTSIFNRMLMLKNRQTNDGKGALNKMDNGNVLQYGNQLENSMMFNIAHNMLPTFMPPGMGMYPSQMNSFPTPKDDSRRGRNHPYNRDRQPDRDRQPDRDRQSDRDRQSDRSHRNHHQHQHHKNDHRNQRSHYHSRARNTR; this comes from the exons atggaCGAAGACGCCAGGACTATTTGGTGCGGAAATTTGAGTGCTAAATGTACTGATGAAATTCTGTATGAATTATTTCTGcag gcCGGGCCATTGGAGAAAGTAAACATTCCAAAAGATCGTGACGGTACACAAAAATCATTTGGTTTCGTAACATTCAAACACGCGGTATCGGTTCCCTACGCGCTGAGTTTATTTGAGGGCACGTCGATTTTCAACCGCATGTTGATGTTGAAAAACCGTCAGACGAACGACGGAAAAGGagctttaaataaaatggacAATGGGAATGTCCTGCAGTATGGAAACCAGTTGGAAAATTCAATGATGTTCAACATAGCCCACAATATGCTTCCGACTTTTATGCCACCTGGTATGGGAATGTATCCGAGCCAAATGAACTCGTTCCCGACGCCAAAAGACGACAGCAGACGTGGTCGCAATCATCCTTACAACCGCGATCGTCAACCTGACCGCGATCGTCAGCCAGACCGCGATCGTCAATCAGACCGCGACCGGCAATCCGACCGCTCGCACCGAAATCATCACCAGCATCAGCACCACAAAAATGACCACAGGAACCAGCGGTCGCATTATCACAGTCGCGCTCGTAACACccgttaa
- the LOC130673356 gene encoding exosome complex component MTR3-like has protein sequence MPVDQRRINGPEVSVPYQIYVDSTSSKTENPENYLKKRKDGRKFQDVRKIFIKTGVVSQAKGSAYIELGKTKVVCSVFDPRDIPNKSGYSLHGNLYCEFKFASFSCDKRRIHQQDAEEKEFSLIMQRSLEPSVCRHEYPNFQIDIYAMVLDNGGSCLGAAITAASLALIDANISTYGIVTAVTAGIYADTVFLDPTTEEESLCMCVPSRAHKSKSHGIMMQASLLQKNQVSELYFVGNIDLERIKSTMEALTKASNDLSLVTQQYLVKLALKKYKENSKITSKDRA, from the exons atgccTGTTGATCAAAGACGAATCAATGGTCCAGAAGTGTCAGTTCCTTATCAAATTTATGTTGATTCCACCAGCAGTAAAACAGAAAATccggaaaattatttaaaaaaacgtaaaGACGGGAGGAAATTTCAGGATGTACGAAAAATAT tcATAAAAACAGGTGTCGTAAGTCAAGCAAAAGGATCCGCGTACATAGAATTGGGAAAGACAAAAGTTGTATGCTCGGTTTTTGACCCACGAGACATTCCAAATAAATCTGGATACAGTTTGCATGGAAATCTTTATTGTGAATTCAAATTCGCATCATTTTCATGTGACAAACGTAGAATTCATCAGCAGGATGCTGAAGAAAAAGAGTTCAGTTTGATAATGCAGCGATCATTGGAACCGTCGGTTTGCCGg CATGAGTATCCAAACTTTCAAATAGACATCTATGCAATGGTACTTGATAATGGAGGTTCTTGTTTGGGAGCGGCGATTACTGCTGCTAGTCTAGCTCTTATTGATGCTAATATTTCAACTTATGGTATTGTTACTGCAGTCACAGCG ggtATTTATGCAGACACTGTATTCTTGGATCCAACAACAGAAGAAGAATCGCTCTGCATGTGCGTACCATCACGTGCTCACAAGTCAAAGAGTCATGGTATCATGATGCAAGCGAGTCTGTTGCAGAAAAATCAAGTTTCTGAATTATATTTCGTAGGGAATATCGATCTCGAGAGAATAAAATCAACTATGGAAGCATTGACCAAAGCTAGCAATGATTTGTCTCTGGTTACCCAACAGTATTTAGTTAAACTGgcgttgaaaaaatataaggaaaaCTCTAAAATTACAAGTAAAGATCGggcttga
- the LOC130673359 gene encoding splicing factor 3B subunit 5 gives MGERYNIHSQLEHLQSKYIGTGHADTTKFEWLVNQHRDSCSSFMGHYDLLSFFAIAENESKARVRFNLMEKMLQPCGPPPEKPED, from the coding sequence ATGGGTGAAAGATACAACATCCACAGTCAGTTGGAGCACTTGCAGTCAAAGTACATCGGAACAGGACACGCTGATACAACAAAATTCGAGTGGCTGGTAAACCAACACCGGGATTCATGCAGCAGCTTCATGGGCCACTACGACTTGCTCAGTTTTTTTGCAATCGCCGAAAACGAATCGAAAGCCCGCGTGAGGTTCAATTTAATGGAGAAAATGTTGCAGCCTTGCGGTCCTCCTCCAGAGAAGCCCGAGGACTAG
- the LOC130673351 gene encoding malonate--CoA ligase ACSF3, mitochondrial: MGSLLRRSFYSTAHGIARCQKNNLIIRRLQQTHAALSSINETHEPPSNNNVIPVFRNAIKFGDKTALRDLQGDYTYRGLYLSSRQFCGDLSEFLKDGQQERIAFLMPSDARYVIVQWACWMSGQIAVPLNVSSPPPVLEYYLKDSGSKVVITTTEFSPILEPIAAKCNCRLIVLDDALRILAMKPHGRAANNKDEYEYFDEPRETPLKDEFYNDSDAMFVYTSGTTATPKAVVLTHKNLQSQMNALINAWKWTEKDIVLHTLPLNHIHGIVNVLMCPLYVGARCVMLPKFESSSVWSQLLAVNLQNTERINMVMAVPTIYMKLIQEYDQLFSKNPKIKEYVHTVCSTKIRLMVSGSAPLPKPIFDRWEEITGHRLLERYGMTETGMVLSNPLEGQRIPGTVGTPLPGVQVRITKSEPTSTPEVLVQGSSSGSKVVSKKDKIPISGDLQVKGESVFREYFNKPEATAKEFTTDKWFKTGDTAMYDGNVYSILGRSSVDIIKTGGYKVSALQVETVILGHPDIIDCAVVGLPDITWGQKVAAVAVTREGSEILLHQLREFSKKSLPDYAVPTVLKIVDKIPKNNLGKVNKPNLLAAVFPNNKI; encoded by the exons atgggatCGTTATTAAGACGTAGTTTTTATTCAACCGCGCACGGTATTGctagatgtcaaaaaaataatttaatcatcaGAAGACTCCAACAGACACATGCTGCACTTAGTTCTATTAATGAAACTCACGAG CCACCGAGTAATAATAATGTGATACCTGTATTCCGAAACGCAATTAAATTCGGTGACAAAACAGCACTCAGAGACTTGCAAGGTGATTATACGTACCGAGGATTGTATTTAAGCTCAAGACAATTCTGCGGTGATTTATCCGAGTTTTTAAAAGATGGCCAGCAGGAAAGAATCGCATTTCTTATGCCCAGTGACGCAAGATATGTTATCGTCCAATGGGCATGTTGGATGAGTGGACAAAtcg cGGTACCTTTAAATGTATCCAGTCCACCGCCAGTACTCGAGTACTATCTCAAAGACTCAGGATCAAAAGTCGTAATAACGACCACTGAATTTTCTCCAATACTTGAACCAATAGCAGCCAAATGTAATTGTCGTCTGATAGTTTTGGACGATGCGCTACGAATACTCGCTATGAAGCCACACGGCAGAGCGGCAAACAACAAAGACGAGTATGAGTACTTTGATGAACCGAGAGAAACTCCATTGAaagatgaattttataacgACAGCGACGCGATGTTCGTCTACACATCGGGTACCACTGCAACACCCAAGGCCGTGGTGCTGACACACAAAAACCTCCAGTCCCAAATGAATGCGCTAATTAATGCCTGGAAGTGGACGGAAAAAGACATTGTGTTGCACACATTGCCACTGAACCACATCCACGGGATCGTAAACGTACTGATGTGTCCGCTATATGTCGGCGCTCGGTGCGTCATGCTCCCGAAATTTGAAAGCTCAAGTGTCTGGAGTCAATTGCTCGCAGTCAATTTACAAAATACCGAACGTATCAATATGGTAATGGCAGTACCTActatttatatgaaacttATACAAGAGTATGACCAATTATTCAGCAAAAATCCAAAGATAAAAGAGTATGTCCACACTGTGTGCAGCACGAAGATCAG aCTTATGGTAAGTGGTTCAGCGCCATTGCCCAAGCCGATTTTTGATAGATGGGAAGAAATAACTGGTCACCGGTTGCTAGAAAGGTATGGGATGACAGAAACTGGTATGGTTCTATCAAATCCACTTGAAGGCCAACGTATTCCAG gtacCGTTGGAACTCCACTGCCTGGTGTTCAAGTCAGAATAACAAAATCTGAGCCAACTAGTACACCTGAAGTATTAGTTCAAGGTTCCAGCTCAGGCAGTAAAGTAGTCAGCAAAAAAGATAAGATTCCTATTAGCGGAGATTTACAAGTCAAAGGTGAAAGTGTGTTTCGAGAATATTTCAACAAGCCGGAGGCTACTGCCAAAGAATTTACCACTGATAAATGGTTTAAAAcag GTGACACTGCGATGTATGATGGCAACGTCTACAGCATCTTAGGACGTAGTTCTGTTGATATAATAAAGACAGGAGGCTACAAGGTCAGTGCCCTGCAAGTGGAAACGGTAATTCTTGGTCATCCAGACATCATAGATTGTGCAGTTGTCGGTTTACCTGACATTACATGGGGACAAAAA GTCGCGGCGGTTGCAGTTACTCGCGAGGGATCTGAAATTCTATTACATCAATTACgagaattttcgaaaaaatcattACCCGATTATGCAGTACCCACGGTACTTAAAATAGTCGACAAAATTCCTAAAAATAATCTCGGTAAAGTCAACAAGCCGAACTTACTGGCGGCTGTAtttccaaataataaaatataa
- the LOC130673353 gene encoding serine/threonine-protein kinase grp — translation MAEGRERKTEFVEGWYLGHTLGEGAYGEVKLVINKSTGEAVAMKMINLKKHPDARQNIHKETTVHRMLSNPHIIRYFGQRSEPTMEYIFLEYASGGELFDRIEPDVGMPMREAQKYFRQLITAVEYLHCRGVAHRDLKPENLLLDEKDNLKITDFGLATVYRLQGKERCLEKRCGTLPYVAPEVLVRPYHAEPADIWSCGIILVALLAGELPWDEADVNCPEYKAWREARHLELTPWNKIDNTSLSLIRKILTHSPASRIKIPDIKLHRWYLNDLDKETPASNTDGAERKSKIKRYSDEDCNNRVCLSQPEFPSVNPSVHVNLDERPGFSFSQPAALEDLLLSTQPVQNTQNSTQNSFQKLVRRMTRFFVKTDCDETVTRLIDTIEKQNYTYRINETGIVTISTVDRRKMPLVFKAIIVEMDSQILLDFRLSKGDGLEFKRRFVIIKEALEDVIVRGPVTWPLAVATQSMP, via the exons ATGGCAGAGGGACGAGAGAGGAAGACAGAGTTTGTAGAAGGATGGTATCTTGGGCACACACTTGGGGAAGGAGCCTATGGGGA AGTAAAGTTAGTAATAAACAAATCAACCGGTGAAGCGGTAGCTATGAAGATGATTAACTTGAAAAAACATCCAGATGCACGTCAAAATATCCACAAAGAGACAACGGTACATCGTATGCTATCGAATCCCCACATAATCCGATACTTCGGGCAGCGAAGCGAGCCGACTATGGAGTACATTTTTCTCGAGTACGCATCGGGGGGTGAATTGTTCGATAGAATAGAACCGGATGTCGGTATGCCCATGCGAGAAGCCCAGAAATATTTTCGCCAGCTGATAACCGCCGTCGAGTATCTCCACTGTCGGGGGGTCGCGCATCGCGATTTGAAACCCGAAAATTTGCTTCTCGACGAGAAGGACAACCTCAAGATCACGGACTTCGGACTGGCGACGGTCTACCGTCTCCAGGGTAAGGAACGTTGCCTAGAAAAACGCTGCGGCACTCTTCCCTACGTCGCCCCCGAGGTTCTCGTGAGACCCTACCACGCGGAACCCGCGGACATCTGGTCCTGCGGGATAATTCTGGTGGCTCTGCTAGCCGGTG AGCTGCCATGGGACGAGGCAGATGTCAATTGTCCGGAGTACAAAGCCTGGAGGGAAGCAAGACACCTGGAACTCACTCCCTGGAATAAAATTGACAACACCTCGCTCAGTTTGATACGGAAAATACTGACCCATTCACCAGCCTCGAGGATCAAGATTCCAGATATCAAATTACACCGTTGGTACCTGAATGATTTAGACAAag aaactCCTGCGAGTAATACCGATGGTGCGgaaagaaaatcaaaaataaaacggTACAGTGACGAAGACTGCAACAACAGAGTATGTCTTTCTCAACCGGAATTCCCAAGcgtaaatccatctgttcatgTCAACTTGGACGAGCGACCGGGATTCTCATTTTCGCAACCCGCAGCTCTAGAGGATTTACTTTTGTCAACTCAACCGGTTCAAAATACCCAAAACTCGACTCAAAACTCGTTCCAGAAATTGGTGAGACGGATGACGAGGTTCTTTGTTAAGACTGACTGTGATGAAACTGTCACGAGACTTATTGATacaattgaaaaacaaaattacacTTATCGGATAAATGAAACTGGAATT gtGACAATATCGACGGTAGACAGAAGGAAGATGCCATTGGTATTCAAGGCCATAATTGTAGAAATGGATAGTCAAATTCTATTGGACTTCAGACTGTCAAAGGGAGACGGTTTGGAATTCAAACGACGGTTCGTTATCATAAAGGAAGCCCTTGAAGACGTTATTGTTAGAGGACCGGTAACTTGGCCACTTGCTGTCGCGACTCAATCGATGccgtaa
- the LOC130673352 gene encoding glucose dehydrogenase [FAD, quinone]-like, translating into MDLIIKWSAYWTYSIGVFLFINYLNIYFLLSSVTDYLTNNLQDGQTYDYVIVGAGSAGITLAAKLIDAGHKIIIIEAGGPAPTFADIPVLAPLFQLSNYDWQYKTIPQNHSCKALINNQSLWPMGKILGGSSRLNYMAYVEGHQDDYRWFDDYHNHKLSNDSVTDNPSWCSELCEAILQSAEEINQSKKIYESFDFNKVKLTINGGERWSTDRLLKPRYGNNLKVVTHALVDKIKFKSNRAEAVELIKWGKRFVVYGSKGVIISAGAIGTPKLLMLSGIGPRNQLENLKIKVISDLPVGKNLVDHILTGIDLVILDKSLSISVPQLLKPTSAFNYFLSRQGPWTSAGIEVVGTIAKNSSPDLQFMVIPVGVSQDNGVVLRKAMGIKDKVFDEYFAPLAYKTAVTIAPVLLHPKSTGEVKLKSSDPLDDVIINPNYLASKDDVSVLIKGLRLIEKLISTEAMKALGASLYKKPFPGCENLNFGTDDYWECYVRQLTLTSYHPAGTCKLGSVVNNSFRVLGTKNLYVVDASVLPSLPSGNINAAVMMIASKAADLIIKSANKLNNFHIKNIKSCTNNYSNILNNFNDDVCLKSA; encoded by the exons atggatCTGATAATTAAATGGAGCGCATACTGGACCTATAGTATTggagtatttttattcataaattatttaaatatttattttttactcagttCTGTCACTGATTACTTGACTAATAATTTACAAGATGGTCAGACTTACGACTACGTCatcg ttGGAGCCGGTAGCGCGGGTATCACATTAGCAGCGAAATTAATTGACGCAggacacaaaataataataattgaagcTGGAGGACCGGCTCCAACTTTCGCGGACATCCCAGTCCTGGCTCCGCTCTTCCAACTTTCAAATTATGACTGGCAGTACAAAACCATTCCGCAGAATCATTCATGCAAAGCGTTAATTAATAAC CAAAGTCTGTGGCCAATGGGAAAAATATTAGGCGGCTCCAGTAGATTGAATTACATGGCCTATGTTGAAGGACATCAAGATGACTACCGGTGGTTTGATGATTACCATA ATCATAAGCTAAGTAATGACTCAGTAACTGACAATCCAAGCTGGTGCTCAGAATTATGCGAGGCGATACTCCAAAGCGCTGAGGAAATAAATCAGTCgaagaaaatttatgagtcatttgattttaataaagttaaattaacaattaacgGTGGGGAGAGATGGAGTACTGATAGATTATTGAAACCGCGAtatggaaataatttgaaagttGTAACCCATGCTCTCGTTGATAAA attaaattcaaatctaaTAGAGCAGAAGCTGTAGAATTAATCAAGTGGGGAAAAAGATTTGTCGTTTATGGAAGTAAGGGAGTGATCATTAGCGCGGGAGCTATTGGAACTCCGAAGTTACTGATGCTCTCGGGTATCGGTCCCAGGAATCAACtggaaaatttgaaa ATCAAAGTAATCAGTGATCTGCCTGTGGGTAAAAATTTAGTCGATCATATTCTGACTGGAATCGATTTGGTGATTCTTGATAAAAGTTTATCCATCAGCGTGCCGCAGTTACTGAAACCAACTTcagcttttaattattttttatctagacAAG gcCCATGGACATCTGCAGGCATTGAAGTCGTAGGAACGATTGCTAAGAACAGTTCTCCGGACCTCCAGTTTATGGTAATTCCCGTAGGAGTTTCGCAAGACAATGGAGTAGTTCTCCGAAAAGCCATGGGAATAAAAGACAAA gTTTTTGATGAGTACTTTGCTCCGCTGGCCTACAAGACTGCGGTGACAATAGCTCCAGTTTTGTTGCATCCTAAAAGTACTGGAGAAGTTAAATTAAAGAGTTCTGATCCTCTAGATGATGTTATTATCAATCCAAATTATTTAGCATCCAAAGATGACGTGTCTGTTTTAATTAAAG GTCTACGTCTAATAGAAAAACTCATCAGTACAGAAGCAATGAAGGCCCTCGGTGCTTCATTGTACAAAAAACCTTTCCCAGGATGTGAAAATCTCAACTTCGGTACTGATGATTACTGGGAATGTTACGTACGTCAGTTAACACTGACCTCTTATCATCCAGCGGGGACATGTAAACTAGGAAGTGtagtaaataattcattcag AGTTTTGGGTACAAAAAATCTGTACGTCGTCGATGCCTCAGTGCTACCGTCATTACCCAGCGGCAACATAAATGCAGCAGTGATGATGATTGCCTCGAAAGCTGCtgatttgataattaaatcagcAAATAAACTAAACAATTTTCATATTAAGAATATAAAATCTTGTACAAATAACTACAGTAatattctaaataattttaatgatgatGTATGTCTTAAATCCGCTTGA
- the LOC130673030 gene encoding U4/U6.U5 tri-snRNP-associated protein 1, with translation MGSNKRHKSDKNKESKKKRHRSRSRSYSPEPEKSERHRHHKKHKRKERKEYDSDVEIVSTPPPPPKISRNHEATPPPPEISRPRTPSPSPRTSGSTSGNSSQSLSIEETNRIRAKIGLKPLEVNSVSSKDEPNKIKDDLGEFYHKPAQNTGEKLKTEKIRDRLNVQKQKRVIETNLSKIRTLGDDDSDEDALAWIEKNRQLQEEKKKAELRAKQLDQLDAEFGIEDLVKEEVRNDRRAAYSDKDLRGLRVEHNIETFTEGQTVILTLQDKGVLDDGNDVLVNVNIRDDEVYKRNVHNKLKKPGYDAYDEDNYDEFGLPKNHVLEKYDEEIEGEKKQSFILGVDNAKEVQQRRTEIVKQRLANKRLESLKLDEPKLASEYYNEDELATFKKRKKKVRKIRQNKPFKADDLVPDSTDYLRDLGSRRRKKPEESKVKVDTSDTLDVADYEMPSENLSNFKIQDDDKDLEVSRALSKTKRWRESSVAFNDQVLDLIKKESASEENKSGNITLNATAEFCRTLGEIPTYGLAGNREDDDREMMDFEFEEVKEEPMESEDPDDGRGAWNTVKLDEVKREPVTLEAAILDAEPSLGQGVGGALRLAMSKGYLMKEDTNRPSASRFAHLQAQNYSIEDKTYGGDDDKFGRRDRFNGPSSDFKEKDGFKPNVKLEYIDDEGHVLSAKEAFRYLSHKFHGKGPGKNKVEKRMKKAEQEVLMKRMSSTDTPLGTLNLLQAKQKETQSPFIVLSGSKQMQATSISKTKH, from the exons atgggTTCGAACAAACGTCACAAgtctgataaaaataaagaatccAAGAAAAAACGTCACCGCAGTCGCTCGCGATCTTACAGCCCGGAGCCGGAGAAAAGTGAGCGACATCGTCATCACAAAAAACACAAGAGGAAAGAACGTAAAGAATATGATAGTGATG TGGAAATAGTGAGTACTCCACCACCGCCACCAAAAATATCCCGTAACCATGAGGCCACACCGCCACCACCAGAAATATCTCGTCCACGAACTCCATCACCGTCTCCACGTACCAGCGGATCAACGTCTGGTAATTCTTCTCAATCGTTGTCTATTGAGGAGACCAATAGAATTCGTGCTAAAATAGGATTGAAGCCACTGGAAGTAAATTCCGTATCCTCAAAAGATGAgccgaataaaataaaagatgacTTGGGTGAATTTTATCACAAGCCGGCACAAAATACTGGCGAGAAATTGAAAACTGAAAAGATCAGAGATCGGCTCAATGTACAGAAGCAGAAGCGAGTTATTGAAACAAATCTGTCGAAAATTAGGACACTTGGGGACGATGATTCTGATGAGGATGCTCTGGCTTGGATTGAGAAGAATCGTCAGCTGCAGGAGGAGAAAAAGAAGGCGGAGTTGAGAGCCAAGCAGTTGGATCAACTGGACGCTGAGTTTGGTATTGAAGATTTGGTGAAAGAGGAAGTCAGGAACGACAGGCGGGCTGCTTATTCTGATAAGGATCTACGGGGTCTTAGAGTCGAGCACAATAtt GAAACTTTTACTGAAGGACAAACAGTAATTCTGACTCTTCAAGACAAAGGAGTTCTTGATGACGGCAACGATGTCCTGGTGAATGTAAATATACGCGATGACGAAGTCTACAAGCGTAATGTTCACAACAAACTAAAGAAACCCGGTTACGACGCTTACGACGAGGACAATTACGATGAGTTTGGTCTCCCGAAGAATCACGTCCTCGAGAAATATGACGAAGAGATCGAGGGTGAGAAGAAGCAGAGCTTCATTTTGGGAGTTGATAATGCCAAGGAAGTGCAGCAACGACGCACTGAAATAGTCAAGCAGCGGCTGGCTAACAAGCGGCTCGAGAGTCTGAAGCTGGATGAACCCAAGTTGGCTAGCGAGTACTACAATGAAGATGAGCTCGCTACGTTCAAGAAGCGCAAGAAGAAAGTGAGGAAGATAAGACAAAACAAACCTTTCAAAGCAGATGATCTCGTTCCTGACAGTACGGATTATTTGAGAGATTTGGGAAGTCGCAGGAGGAAGAAGCCAGAGGAAAGTAAAGTAAAAGTTGATACATCGGATACTTTGGACGTCGCTGATTATGAAATGCCCTCGGAAAATTTGTCGAACTTTAAGATTCAAGATGATGATAAAGATCTAGAAGTAAGTCGCGCTTTGAGTAAAACGAAGCGCTGGAGAGAGTCATCGGTTGCTTTTAACGATCAAGTTctcgatttaattaaaaaagaatcagctagtgaagaaaataaatctgGCAATATAACTTTGAATGCAACTGCTGAGTTCTGTCGTACACTTGGAGAAATTCCTACCTACGGACTGGCGGGAAATCGCGAGGATGACGATCGCGAGATGATGGACTTTGAATTCGAGGAGGTGAAAGAAGAGCCGATGGAGTCCGAAGACCCGGATGATGGCCGCGGTGCTTGGAATACTGTGAAACTAGACGAAGTTAAACGCGAACCGGTTACACTGGAGGCTGCTATCCTGGACGCTGAGCCGTCTCTGGGTCAGGGAGTCGGCGGCGCTCTGCGGCTGGCTATGAGCAAAGGATACCTGATGAAAGAAGACACCAACCGGCCATCAGCGAGCCGATTCGCTCATCTCCAAGCCCAGAATTACTCGATCGAGGACAAAACTTACGGCGGCGACGATGACAAATTCGGGCGCAGGGACCGATTCAATGGGCCCTCGTCCGACTTCAAAGAGAAAGACGGTTTCAAGCCTAATGTTAAATTGGAGTACATTGATGACGAAGGTCACGTGCTCAGTGCTAAAGAAGCTTTCAGATACTTGTCCCACAAATTCCACGGTAAAGGTCCGGGTAAGAATAAAGTTGAGAAGAGAATGAAGAAAGCCGAGCAAGAAGTATTGATGAAACGCATGTCATCAACCGACACACCTCTGGGTACCCTGAA
- the LOC130673354 gene encoding protein decapentaplegic-like, whose translation MRTLLLLRLVFVGVGVLVTDITTATLLKPDNNDIAQININTNTNSNRNSDTIDSNTIDNSMDSEERQRITASVEASLLSLLGFTSRPKPKGKSHVPESLKKLYARQNSIASSNIAKKGFHTRSANTVRSFLHIESPLDDKFQSSNRFRLSFDLSSIPTAESLKAAELSLTRVSVPEEKNTKKLGRILVHDILRPGVKGHSKPLLRLIDSRVIDMTSNTTISLDVHPAVSRWLQGDGNNHGLLIQVTSSKSNSKNSKHSHVRLKRSADESHDTWASSRPTLFTYTDDGRSKMATASEMMDRRARRAALRKNRRKDGRENCRRHPLYVDFVDVGWNDWIVAPPGYDAFYCNGDCPFPLSDHLNSTNHAIVQNLVYSTNPAMLPRACCVPTALSSISMLYLDEENKVVLKNYQDMAVIGCGCR comes from the exons ATGCGCACGTTGCTGCTGCTGAGATTGGTGTTTGTGGGAGTGGGCGTGCTGGTTACTGATATCACGACGGCAACTTTGCTTAAACCTGATAACAACGACATTGctcaaattaatattaataccaACACCAATAGCAATAGAAATAGTGATACTATCGATAGCAACACCATCGACAACAGCATGGACAGCGAGGAGAGACAGCGGATAACAGCCAGCGTCGAAGCCAGCCTGCTGTCATTGCTCGGGTTCACCAGCAGACCCAAACCAAAAGGCAAATCCCATGTTCCTGAGTCCCTGAAGAAGTTGTACGCGCGGCAAAATTCAATCGCCAGTTCAAATATCGCGAAGAAAGGATTCCACACGAGATCAGCAAACACTGTGCGGTCTTTTTTACATATCG aaagtccGCTTGATGATAAATTCCAATCATCGAATCGTTTTCGCTTGTCGTTTGACCTGAGCAGCATCCCAACGGCGGAGAGTCTGAAAGCCGCGGAGTTGAGTTTGACGAGAGTTTCAGtaccagaagaaaaaaatactaaaaaattaggACGTATTTTAGTTCATGATATTTTACGTCCAGGTGTTAAGGGACACAGCAAACCATTGTTGAGACTCATCGACAGCCGGGTTATTGACATGACCAGCAATACGACGATAAGTTTGGACGTCCATCCAGCGGTGTCTCGGTGGCTTCAAGGAGACGGCAACAATCACGGTCTGCTGATCCAGGTGACCAGCAGTAAAAGCAACAGCAAAAACAGTAAACATTCCCACGTGAGACTAAAGCGCAGTGCTGATGAATCCCATGACACGTGGGCATCATCCCGGCCCACATTGTTCACTTACACCGACGACGGACGCAGCAAAATGGCCACTGCCTCCGAGATGATGGACCGCCGGGCGCGACGTGCCGCTTTGCGTAAAAACCGACGCAAAGACGGCCGCGAAAACTGCCGAAGACATCCTCTCTACGTGGACTTCGTCGACGTCGGATGGAATGACTGGATCGTAGCACCTCCAGGTTACGACGCGTTCTACTGCAACGGCGACTGCCCGTTCCCTTTGTCCGACCATTTGAACTCGACGAATCACGCCATCGTCCAGAATCTCGTCTACTCGACGAACCCCGCGATGCTTCCCCGAGCCTGCTGCGTGCCGACCGCGCTGAGCTCCATATCCATGTTGTACCTAGACGAAGAGAACAAAGTTGTGCTTAAAAACTACCAAGACATGGCAGTGATTGGTTGCGGCTGTCGCTGA